The Candidatus Nitrosymbiomonas proteolyticus genome has a segment encoding these proteins:
- a CDS encoding amidohydrolase gives MSAVIEPTEPLIRAVLDLRHDLHAHPELAYQERRTSAVVERELAAAGVESVAGLAGGTGVLGWLPATDNPASAPTIALRADMDALPIHEATGKPYASQHEGVMHACGHDGHTSILLGAARTLAHSTRRPNNVLLLFQPAEEGGAGGQKMVQDGVLSGKVLGKPADMIFGLHGWTTLPLGKLATRVGPMMAATNTFEVVLEGRGGHAAAPHTTRDPIAAAAYLVTALQSLASRNADPLDSLVVTVGQIEGGSAVNIIPEFARIRGTVRTLLPETRATIAQRFREVCEGVAQAFGMTASIDWVEGYPVTSNHVKAVGRFMEVVGEELGRDSVSDQGEQTMGGEDFSFYGTECPACFFQLGLIPPGEDGYASVHTPQFDFNDDAIPYGIRAMVALAVRPF, from the coding sequence ATGTCCGCCGTCATCGAGCCCACCGAACCCTTGATCCGCGCGGTGCTGGACCTTCGTCACGATCTCCATGCCCACCCCGAACTCGCCTACCAGGAGCGGCGAACCTCAGCGGTCGTTGAGCGTGAGCTTGCCGCGGCTGGAGTCGAGTCCGTGGCCGGACTGGCGGGCGGGACCGGTGTCTTGGGGTGGCTCCCGGCAACAGATAACCCCGCATCAGCGCCCACCATCGCCCTTCGCGCCGACATGGACGCTCTTCCGATTCACGAAGCTACCGGCAAGCCTTACGCGAGCCAGCATGAAGGAGTGATGCACGCCTGCGGACACGATGGCCACACCAGCATCCTTCTCGGCGCAGCGAGGACGCTGGCTCATTCGACCCGCCGACCCAACAATGTTCTCCTTCTGTTCCAGCCTGCGGAAGAGGGCGGGGCCGGGGGCCAAAAGATGGTCCAAGACGGCGTCCTGTCGGGCAAGGTCCTCGGCAAGCCAGCCGACATGATCTTCGGGCTGCATGGCTGGACCACGCTGCCCCTCGGCAAGCTCGCGACTCGCGTCGGCCCCATGATGGCGGCCACCAACACGTTTGAAGTCGTTCTCGAAGGAAGAGGGGGTCACGCCGCCGCGCCCCATACGACCCGCGATCCGATCGCCGCCGCGGCTTACCTCGTGACCGCGCTCCAATCGCTGGCCTCTCGCAACGCCGACCCCTTGGACTCTCTGGTGGTGACCGTGGGTCAGATCGAGGGAGGTTCGGCGGTCAACATCATCCCGGAGTTCGCGCGAATTCGAGGGACGGTGAGAACGCTCTTGCCCGAGACCCGCGCGACGATCGCGCAACGCTTCCGCGAAGTGTGCGAGGGCGTCGCCCAGGCCTTCGGCATGACAGCCTCGATCGATTGGGTCGAGGGCTACCCCGTAACTTCGAATCACGTGAAAGCCGTCGGCCGATTCATGGAAGTCGTGGGCGAGGAGTTGGGAAGGGACAGCGTTAGCGATCAGGGAGAGCAGACCATGGGCGGCGAGGATTTCAGCTTCTACGGCACGGAATGCCCGGCTTGCTTCTTTCAGCTCGGCCTCATTCCGCCGGGAGAAGACGGCTACGCGAGCGTTCACACGCCCCAGTTCGACTTCAACGACGACGCGATACCGTACGGAATCCGGGCAATGGTCGCCTTGGCGGTCCGTCCCTTCTGA
- a CDS encoding matrixin, whose protein sequence is MLDPRGKMRKLKISSIVCCLSLVSAGVARDSAPEWSRVASDVASYLALAVQNLESGQWQRANAYCESILLGDEITYCVIVRSDQPQAASRAIEATQMGLAVWEQALRREVRFVRTEDLRTADIALIFQPRVLSGGRQIAGKIRWQRRVVERNGGYSPTFTADAHLSLMDPNSRALSSRALAHSIAHEVGHALGLEESNSAQGVMGPISPQGTGLFVSADDLRVLLELRQRAAEIQQQSLWSGFEPFGGYKPASEAL, encoded by the coding sequence GTGCTGGACCCACGGGGGAAGATGCGCAAGCTCAAGATTAGCTCGATTGTGTGCTGCCTTTCGCTTGTCTCGGCGGGAGTCGCGAGGGATTCGGCTCCGGAGTGGAGCCGAGTGGCGTCGGACGTTGCTTCGTACTTGGCTTTGGCGGTTCAAAACCTGGAGTCGGGGCAATGGCAGCGAGCCAATGCCTATTGTGAGTCCATTTTGCTCGGCGACGAGATCACGTACTGCGTGATCGTTCGCAGCGACCAGCCCCAAGCTGCAAGTCGGGCGATCGAGGCGACCCAGATGGGTCTCGCCGTCTGGGAGCAGGCGCTTCGGCGCGAGGTTCGGTTTGTGCGTACGGAAGACCTTCGCACGGCGGATATCGCGCTCATTTTCCAGCCGAGGGTCCTTTCGGGAGGGCGGCAGATCGCGGGCAAGATTCGCTGGCAGCGTCGCGTCGTCGAGCGAAACGGCGGGTACTCGCCGACGTTCACGGCGGACGCCCACTTGAGCCTTATGGACCCCAACTCCAGGGCACTCAGTTCACGAGCGCTTGCCCACTCCATCGCTCATGAAGTCGGACACGCGCTCGGACTGGAAGAGAGCAACTCCGCCCAAGGAGTGATGGGCCCGATCTCTCCTCAAGGGACGGGTTTGTTTGTGAGCGCGGACGACCTCCGAGTCTTGCTGGAGTTGAGGCAGCGCGCGGCCGAGATTCAGCAGCAAAGCCTTTGGTCCGGATTCGAGCCGTTCGGCGGGTATAAACCCGCAAGTGAAGCTCTCTGA